A stretch of the Larimichthys crocea isolate SSNF chromosome IX, L_crocea_2.0, whole genome shotgun sequence genome encodes the following:
- the LOC113746433 gene encoding uncharacterized protein LOC113746433, protein MNSTSLDCLVNETLNQEQDDQACIDSLVHKDIEPTSLGCLVNETLNQEQDTPTCIAPAIRSNDSISPGLDSLVNETLKQEQDGQACIDSVVHKDNDSPSLDSLVNETLNQEQDTSTSTDPVIRSNDIISPSLDSLVNETLKQEQDGQACIDSVVHKDNDSPSLDCLVNETLNQEQDGQACIDSLVHKDIEPTSLGCLVNETLNQEQDTPTCIAPAIRSNDSISPGLDSLVNETLKQEQDGQACIDSVVHKDNDSPSLDSLVNETLNQEQDTSTSTDPVIRSNDIISPSLDSLVNETLKQEQDGQACIDSVVHKDNNPTSLDCLVNETLNQSRTPQRALSSAIRSNDSISPSLDSLGNET, encoded by the exons ATGAACTCCACAAGTTTGGACTGCCTGGTTAATGAAACTCTGAACCAAGAGCAGGACGACCAGGCATGCATTGACTCCTTGGTTCATAAGGACATTGAACCCACAAGTTTGGGCTGCCTGGTTAATGAAACTCTGAACCAAGAGCAGGACACCCCAACGTGCATTGCCCCTGCGATTAGGAGCAATGACAGCATCTCCCCAGGTTTGGACTCTCTGGTTAATGAAACTCTAAAGCAAGAGCAGGACGGCCAGGCATGCATTGACTCTGTGGTTCATAAGGACAATGACTCCCCAAGTCTGGACTCTCTGGTTAACGAAACTCTGAACCAAGAGCAGGACACCTCAACATCCACTGACCCTGTGATTAGGAGTAATGACATCATCTCCCCAAGTCTGGACTCTCTGGTTAATGAAACTCTAAAGCAAGAGCAGGACGGCCAGGCATGCATTGACTCTGTGGTTCATAAGGACAATGACTCCCCAAGTTTGGACTGCCTGGTTAATGAAACTCTGAACCAAGAGCAG GACGGCCAGGCATGCATTGACTCCTTGGTTCATAAGGACATTGAACCCACAAGTTTGGGCTGCCTGGTTAATGAAACTCTGAACCAAGAGCAGGACACCCCAACGTGCATTGCCCCTGCGATTAGGAGCAATGACAGCATCTCCCCAGGTTTGGACTCTCTGGTTAATGAAACTCTAAAGCAAGAGCAGGACGGCCAGGCATGCATTGACTCTGTGGTTCATAAGGACAATGACTCCCCAAGTCTGGACTCTCTGGTTAACGAAACTCTGAACCAAGAGCAGGACACCTCAACATCCACTGACCCTGTGATTAGGAGTAATGACATCATCTCCCCAAGTCTGGACTCTCTGGTTAATGAAACTCTAAAGCAAGAGCAGGACGGCCAGGCATGCATTGACTCTGTGGTTCATAAGGACAATAACCCCACAAGTTTGGACTGCCTGGTTAATGAAACTCTGAACCAGAGCAGGACACCCCAACGTGCATTGTCCTCTGCGATTAGGAGCAATGACAGCATCTCCCCAAGTTTGGACTCTCTGGGTAACGAAACCTAA